The following coding sequences are from one Cenarchaeum symbiosum A window:
- a CDS encoding translation initiation inhibitor (COG0251): MIADRLQKLGIILPEPPAPAGSYVPVAVSGSLAFVSGQVPSVDGAVKHTGEVGDENIEEGRSSARICIINAIAQLNRELGTLERISRIVKVTGYVRSAPGFTRQPEVVNAASDLLFEVFGEAGRHARAAVGVPALPLGAMTEIEVVAELGPAQTRRA, translated from the coding sequence ATGATAGCAGATAGGCTGCAAAAGCTCGGCATAATTCTGCCGGAGCCGCCGGCGCCTGCGGGATCATATGTTCCGGTGGCGGTCTCTGGAAGCCTTGCGTTTGTCTCGGGGCAGGTGCCCTCGGTGGACGGCGCGGTAAAGCACACCGGGGAGGTTGGCGACGAAAACATCGAGGAGGGCAGAAGCTCGGCTAGAATCTGCATTATCAACGCGATAGCTCAGCTCAACAGGGAGCTTGGGACGCTTGAGAGAATCTCCAGGATTGTAAAGGTGACAGGCTATGTGAGATCCGCGCCGGGGTTTACGAGGCAGCCCGAGGTGGTAAATGCCGCATCCGACCTGCTCTTTGAGGTGTTCGGCGAGGCGGGCAGGCATGCAAGGGCCGCAGTCGGAGTGCCCGCACTCCCTTTGGGCGCCATGACCGAGATAGAGGTTGTGGCGGAGCTGGGGCCCGCGCAGACCCGGCGCGCCTGA
- a CDS encoding hypothetical protein (WD-40 repeat protein), giving the protein MRHPARLEPRGWPCAYSGRVSHGNCTLIAVRYCPICDPGGGEPRPCPQNWQKCLNCNQLHADLLKPIIPDLQPGGRAGRRRGATRWAAALAAALALCAYGAGAQNGTAAYAQTGDVDLQAMFTGGPGALPIPLVAHFLQQDSGGSGPRDGPGMSERVQLAHTRASPEIVTARQESAAEPETARAAIAIAGDTGTLTILFDGGIDASTVNSSRIHIRDGFAASGGTTLAGDALDAGSNSVTVNIGAAGLLEIRGYANPRIHFDAEALLSARGTPFPKPFELPRPRHLESFPLSDIEENPGGMAFAPDGGRMFTSGGTGNVRQYDLDPPFSIDTIPNSARSVTKLPAATGPSGTTTGLYGTEDDLAGLTFDPSGGTLYVIGDDTNTIRQYSLDTQYDIEDGITFAGLFDVGGEAPEPEAVELGPGGINMYVAAAGDDASIYRYVLAEAFNVSTASYTGDSLSVLSNETRPTGARISPDGSALYVVGERAQNGPDSVFRYDLSLPFDITSATYAGRFPSVAESTMRDLVFADGGMRLYITGHLTRSIHHYNLPSPYEIELPASAVLNVGSDQGLPEGSAFSGDGRHLFVTGRAGPNGMIHRYPLDIPYDLAAAGAFDQLFQAAPRETKPRDVEFSTDGMMMFTIGHSDNIVRFNLSAPYDIGTGSPPVFAGSSAVTFGGNAIDISAQDATGLEFSPDGTYMYVTANNGIIQYVLGTQYDASSASSESFFDTRLQPLSDGEYTEQQPADVAFSPNGTRMFVSGDRINAVHTYVLPDPFDLSTATHEIHDGLFNLADFGNNIRGLEFSADGLRMVVTFENPDALVEYSSATYPVDVIPESTNRPRIVTSSVDPRTDALGLVFDREIGSVNASKIYLAGAPGHSGGTVLGGSTVSINGTTARLDLPAGTAALYADPVLRFDPGAVLGSSGGSFPEPYDIIRPAYRSTSDLAGAAPTGLDFSGDGTRMFVSGGGSIQQYDLLSPYLPAGAIPAGSFSVVQQEASPTGVVLSEDGRRMTVSGGTSVHEYYLDPPFDVTGARHVESSNPGATAGDLLFSPGGTKMFIVGGGAVTGYDLDAPYIASSAVQADALDVSAQDAAPTGAALSPDGTVLIVSGGGGSAYRYLLGSPFGLAGSTHNGTFALAEGDPTGIALTPGGQTMLVSGGGVHSYELAEPYSLSGPAEVAEFDAGAEDGSITGAAFSPDGLNMFIAGQDGSAVISNSLSAPFDISTASIVDSSAVEGNPESVAFAADGMTMFVLSSQSDTIHAYALDAPFDIGNLQEAGSFDVSGQEAVPRGMTFAAGGTRLFITGTSSDMVHGYTLDAPFDIGNPQLAGSFSVFEQDRRPRGVAFAEGGLRMFVSGSFENAVQVYSLENPYDLDTVSHEGLVGIDSETFTQDVAFSTGGLGMYVTGGLRDSVIQYWPSLHHLSICEQDEELASGVCHAPSDSLLADADDAPVVSSTVLYKFSVSPRDAPVVEDRLRMETLFGSDAPGITERPVISYEIPGMVSAELDLETRLLLVTFDTAAVPLVSDGALAYVRDGISAFGGVVLENRTAGFSTLEFNLSSDESRMIQGYTDPRLHFGPNTCPGPTPLRSPCRLCFPRLSPRTTGWNQVKPRTGRTFRPMEQSW; this is encoded by the coding sequence TTGCGGCATCCTGCCCGGCTCGAACCCCGCGGATGGCCCTGTGCATATTCCGGCAGGGTCAGCCATGGGAACTGCACCCTGATCGCAGTCAGATACTGTCCGATCTGCGATCCGGGGGGAGGGGAGCCCCGTCCCTGCCCCCAAAATTGGCAAAAATGTTTAAACTGCAATCAACTTCACGCGGATCTGTTGAAACCGATCATCCCCGATCTGCAGCCAGGAGGCCGCGCGGGAAGGCGCAGGGGCGCCACCCGCTGGGCCGCCGCCCTTGCGGCAGCACTGGCACTTTGTGCATACGGGGCCGGCGCGCAAAACGGCACTGCCGCATACGCGCAGACGGGAGACGTGGACCTGCAGGCCATGTTTACGGGCGGGCCCGGCGCCCTGCCCATCCCGCTTGTGGCGCATTTTCTGCAGCAGGACAGCGGCGGTTCGGGGCCCCGGGACGGTCCAGGCATGTCCGAGCGGGTCCAGCTGGCGCACACCCGGGCGTCCCCCGAGATTGTCACGGCGCGGCAGGAGTCTGCCGCAGAGCCGGAGACGGCCCGTGCGGCTATCGCAATAGCGGGCGACACTGGAACCCTGACCATTCTGTTTGACGGGGGGATAGATGCCTCTACTGTGAACTCCTCCAGGATCCACATCCGGGACGGCTTTGCGGCATCCGGCGGCACCACGCTTGCAGGAGACGCCCTTGATGCCGGCAGCAACTCGGTCACAGTCAACATCGGCGCCGCCGGCCTGCTGGAGATCCGCGGCTATGCCAATCCGCGGATCCACTTTGATGCCGAGGCGCTGCTGAGCGCAAGGGGCACGCCGTTTCCCAAGCCGTTTGAGCTGCCGCGGCCAAGGCACCTGGAATCATTTCCTCTCTCTGACATAGAGGAGAACCCCGGGGGGATGGCATTTGCGCCAGACGGGGGCAGGATGTTTACATCCGGCGGCACGGGCAACGTGCGCCAGTATGACCTGGATCCGCCATTCTCAATAGATACGATACCCAATTCCGCAAGGTCGGTCACCAAGCTGCCCGCGGCCACGGGGCCCAGCGGGACTACAACAGGCCTGTACGGGACAGAAGATGACCTTGCCGGCCTGACATTTGACCCCAGCGGCGGCACCCTCTATGTAATAGGCGACGACACCAATACAATCCGGCAGTACTCGCTTGATACCCAGTATGACATAGAAGACGGCATTACATTTGCGGGCCTCTTTGACGTGGGCGGCGAGGCGCCGGAACCCGAGGCAGTCGAGCTTGGACCCGGCGGGATAAACATGTACGTGGCGGCAGCAGGGGACGACGCGTCGATATACAGGTATGTGCTAGCCGAGGCGTTCAACGTATCCACCGCATCGTATACGGGCGATTCGCTGTCCGTTCTATCCAATGAGACAAGGCCGACGGGTGCAAGGATCTCCCCCGACGGCAGTGCACTGTACGTGGTGGGCGAGAGGGCCCAGAACGGGCCCGATTCTGTATTCCGGTATGATCTGTCCCTTCCCTTTGATATAACGTCGGCAACATACGCGGGCAGGTTCCCCAGCGTGGCCGAGTCCACCATGCGGGATCTTGTGTTTGCGGACGGCGGCATGCGCTTATACATTACAGGGCACCTGACGCGCTCGATACACCACTATAATCTCCCCTCTCCGTACGAGATAGAACTGCCCGCATCGGCCGTTCTAAACGTGGGATCCGACCAGGGCCTCCCCGAGGGGTCTGCCTTCTCCGGGGACGGGCGGCATCTATTCGTTACAGGCAGGGCGGGGCCAAACGGGATGATCCACCGGTACCCGCTGGATATCCCCTACGACCTGGCAGCTGCCGGCGCTTTTGACCAGCTCTTCCAGGCGGCACCCCGCGAGACCAAGCCGCGGGATGTAGAGTTCTCGACAGACGGCATGATGATGTTTACGATAGGGCACAGCGACAACATAGTGCGGTTCAACCTCAGCGCCCCGTACGACATAGGGACCGGCAGCCCCCCGGTCTTTGCCGGCAGCAGTGCGGTCACATTCGGGGGAAATGCGATAGACATATCCGCCCAGGATGCAACGGGGCTGGAATTTTCCCCAGACGGGACCTACATGTACGTGACGGCAAACAACGGAATCATACAGTACGTGCTGGGTACCCAGTACGACGCGTCGTCTGCATCATCCGAATCGTTCTTTGATACGAGGCTGCAGCCCCTTAGCGACGGAGAGTACACGGAACAGCAGCCTGCGGATGTGGCCTTTTCGCCCAACGGGACCAGGATGTTCGTATCTGGCGACCGCATAAACGCGGTGCACACCTATGTGCTCCCTGACCCGTTTGACCTGTCGACAGCCACGCACGAGATACACGACGGCCTCTTCAACCTGGCGGACTTTGGCAATAATATCCGCGGCCTCGAGTTCTCCGCCGACGGGCTGCGCATGGTGGTGACATTTGAGAACCCCGATGCCCTGGTCGAGTACTCGTCTGCCACATACCCGGTAGACGTGATACCAGAATCTACCAACAGGCCCAGGATTGTCACATCGTCTGTCGACCCCCGGACAGATGCGCTCGGGCTGGTATTTGACAGGGAGATAGGGTCCGTCAACGCATCGAAGATATACCTGGCAGGGGCGCCGGGGCACTCTGGCGGGACAGTTCTAGGGGGATCCACCGTCTCGATCAACGGCACAACAGCAAGGCTGGATCTTCCCGCGGGCACGGCGGCACTGTATGCAGATCCCGTGCTGCGCTTTGATCCCGGAGCTGTGCTCGGCTCATCCGGCGGATCATTCCCCGAGCCGTATGATATAATCCGCCCCGCGTACAGGAGTACATCTGATCTTGCGGGCGCGGCCCCCACGGGGCTCGACTTTTCAGGCGACGGCACAAGGATGTTTGTTTCTGGCGGCGGCTCCATACAACAGTACGACCTGTTATCGCCCTACCTGCCGGCGGGCGCCATACCTGCGGGCTCGTTCTCTGTAGTACAACAAGAGGCCAGCCCGACGGGCGTTGTTCTATCGGAGGACGGCCGGAGGATGACGGTGTCCGGCGGCACGTCCGTGCACGAATACTATCTTGATCCGCCGTTTGACGTTACGGGTGCCCGGCACGTGGAAAGCTCCAATCCCGGCGCAACCGCAGGAGACCTGCTCTTCTCGCCTGGCGGCACAAAGATGTTCATCGTTGGAGGCGGCGCCGTAACGGGGTATGACCTGGATGCGCCATACATCGCATCATCAGCTGTACAGGCAGATGCCCTCGATGTGAGCGCGCAAGATGCGGCGCCCACGGGTGCGGCATTATCGCCTGACGGGACTGTATTGATAGTATCCGGCGGCGGGGGTTCTGCATACAGGTACCTGCTGGGATCGCCGTTTGGCCTGGCGGGCTCCACGCACAACGGCACGTTTGCCCTTGCAGAAGGGGATCCTACGGGAATAGCGCTCACTCCCGGCGGGCAGACCATGCTGGTTTCGGGGGGCGGGGTGCACAGCTACGAGCTTGCAGAGCCCTATTCGCTCTCAGGTCCCGCAGAGGTGGCGGAGTTTGACGCAGGCGCGGAGGATGGTTCCATCACGGGGGCCGCCTTCTCGCCTGACGGCCTGAATATGTTCATCGCCGGGCAGGACGGCTCTGCTGTAATATCGAACTCGCTGTCCGCGCCCTTTGACATCTCGACTGCCTCTATAGTGGATAGCTCTGCAGTAGAGGGGAACCCGGAGTCTGTGGCCTTTGCGGCAGATGGAATGACCATGTTTGTGCTCTCCTCCCAGTCCGATACCATACACGCGTACGCCCTTGATGCCCCGTTTGACATAGGGAATCTCCAGGAAGCGGGATCCTTTGACGTCTCCGGGCAGGAGGCGGTCCCCCGGGGGATGACCTTTGCAGCAGGCGGCACCAGATTGTTCATTACCGGGACTTCATCGGATATGGTGCACGGGTATACGCTTGACGCGCCGTTCGACATAGGGAATCCACAGCTGGCTGGCTCGTTTTCCGTATTTGAGCAGGACAGGCGCCCAAGGGGCGTGGCCTTTGCGGAAGGCGGGCTGCGGATGTTCGTTTCTGGGTCATTTGAGAATGCCGTCCAGGTCTACTCGCTGGAGAATCCCTACGACCTTGACACGGTATCCCACGAGGGGCTCGTCGGGATAGATTCTGAGACCTTTACACAGGACGTGGCCTTTTCCACAGGCGGCCTTGGAATGTACGTGACCGGGGGTTTGCGCGATTCCGTTATACAGTACTGGCCCTCGCTGCACCATCTGTCCATATGTGAACAGGACGAGGAGCTCGCATCGGGGGTATGCCATGCCCCGTCTGATTCTTTGCTGGCAGATGCAGACGACGCGCCCGTAGTATCGAGCACGGTCCTCTACAAGTTTTCGGTGTCCCCGCGCGACGCGCCCGTTGTAGAAGACAGGCTGCGCATGGAAACCCTGTTTGGCAGTGACGCACCCGGAATAACAGAGCGCCCGGTGATATCATATGAAATCCCCGGCATGGTATCTGCCGAGCTGGACCTGGAAACCCGCTTGCTCCTTGTTACATTTGACACAGCTGCGGTCCCCCTGGTCTCTGACGGGGCGCTGGCATATGTGCGGGATGGCATCTCCGCATTTGGCGGCGTCGTCCTAGAGAACCGGACAGCCGGCTTTAGCACGCTGGAGTTTAACCTAAGCTCCGACGAGAGCAGGATGATACAGGGGTACACAGATCCCCGGCTGCACTTTGGCCCGAATACCTGCCCCGGACCGACTCCCCTTCGTTCCCCGTGCCGTTTGTGCTTCCCCCGTCTGTCCCCTCGGACAACTGGATGGAATCAGGTGAAGCCCCGTACGGGGCGCACTTTTCGCCCAATGGAACAATCATGGTAA